The Monomorium pharaonis isolate MP-MQ-018 chromosome 5, ASM1337386v2, whole genome shotgun sequence genome segment GTTTTTACAAATTCTACGCAATTTTCAAACACTTTGGGTGTGCCATACACCTGTACAGTAACTgaggattaaattaaaaaattaatattatgatttttattacttacaatTGATTCTTCTGcctttttatctaaataaagaatcataatattactttttaagtaTAGATTGGACAAATAGGTTGGAAGactgaaaaattaattcaacgaACATTAGatgtttttacagatttttaatgttgaatttatgtttctgaaataattcaacatttatttgctatatgagatatttaattatttaaatacaaataatattctctATTGCATAGATActtaaatttagataatgtaaatatcttgtttgaaatatttattgtttaatttatgaaatttattatgtctATACACACAGGTTTACTTACTTTCATAAATTGTTATGATGTGAAACAAACGTCAaagatgcaaaatatatttatgtttgctAAAATAGGAGCACTggtgattattattatagctGGATTAGTCTGGCTTTGCTTAGGTatgttaagaaatttttaatgagatttattgttttttaatcatttatggtaattttagggcatacagaaaattttgagaacatttttgaaaacacGAATACCGACCCTGGCAAAATCGCTGTAGCTTTTTATTCTGGCATATTTTCCTACTCTGGATGGAATTACTTGAATTTTATGacagaagaattaaaaaatccttATGTGTAAGTTCTATTATTTGACTAATTGTAAGAcggttaattaatatttctgtcacatgaaaaaaatcaaaactttgaaattatttttttactttttgatgaACAAATTAATAACTGAATGATTTCTTTAGGAATTTACCACGTGCAATTTACATATCACTGCCGCTAGTGactttaatatatgttatggcAAATGTTGCTTATTTGGCTGTTTTAACTCCGACTGCTATGATCGCTTCCAATGCCATTGCTGTggtaagtaatataaataaattatttaaaggtaagattctatttttacacgtatgtaaaattaaaaaaaaattataacaaatgttcaATTTATGCACTTTAATACACATTCTTGCttgctaaaataaatttgatcttaaattgtgaattattttcagaataatAGTGATTAAAGTttctaaaattgtataatttaaccTTTAGAGGACTggcatttttctcttaaaatttgattttttgggtaaaatttatacatatatacaattaacattttttacataatttccgAGTTTGTTACTggttcatatacatatatgccaCCCTGGCCCGGTACGGTacggaaatttttaaaatttgaattttgatgtttttttaGGGGTTTTTCATATCGTTGATCACAATTTTGAGGTCAGATTATCGAACAATACTGTTTTACACAAAAACAGTATTGCTACTGTAAACctaaatttattctttgtatttctttttcataataGACAAAAAtggggaaataaaaaaataaaaatttataaagcaaaccaaaaaaaagaaaaacaaatggaaagttatacataatgtaactgctgcttatttatttaagcttATGgtgataatattgattttgtgtaaaatttcgATAATCTGATCTTTAAATTGGGATCAACAATATCAAAATCTTCAGAAACACCAAAGTccaaatttggaaaattttgagTATCTGCCATACTGTATCGAATTGGAGTGATTCATGTGAGTCAGCAACAAATTCTAAAAACTACGTAGACCTTAtgtaagttataaattttacaggGAAAAAACTCgaaattttaatggaaaaatgCTAGCCTTCTAAAATGAAAGTATCTAACCAAAAACAAGTGAATTGTTCAATTTGACATAAATGACCAgatataattcaataaaagtACTATGTTTTAACCATAGATTTTGATCCTTTTTAAGTgcattaatacataaattacatCCAAAGTATTAATAACGATAAGATATGTACagatatataatctaaaaaaccagacaatatattataaactacAAGCAAAAAGCGCAATCGACGTTATTAAAGGCAATAACATGTTACTTACAAATAATCTACGTGAAcaagaatacaatataaaaattagatactATTGTAGACAAAATAAGTCCGTTACTGTCGAGACgagatattaaattgatcttGGTAGAGAGAACAACAAGGATAATCACAACAAGAAAGCTATGTCAAAAAATCAAAgtcaagtttattaaaaaatatgatcacACCATTAATTTACAAACTGACATGGATAACTTGACTGGCACTTAtgatagaattattaaatcagCTTAGGTTTATATTATTcggtttatttatttctcgtttACTTGATTGACACAGCTTTCTGTAGAAGTGTAGAAGTGTTTATTATcgcatatataatttcaatcttgttattgaaaaaattcaatcttgttattgaaaaaaattatttattatgcccCACTCCTTTTTCTGTGGTTTGTATTATGCTTAAGCAATGCGAAATTTAGCCActattgataaattttgatcATCTATAACTGAAAAACACAAtgatttcaacatttttgtattataatttttatctaaattacttcagaaatacattttaaaagaaaatataataatgggATACTATGAACAATTCATCAGTTAGGTTTATATTATTAGACTTACTAGTCAGATGTTATTCACAAAACTTAATCTTTTTGTTAGACTTTTGGCAATCAACTTCTCGGATATATGTCTTGGATAATACCTCTAATGGTAGCTGTATCCGCTTTTGGGGGACTAAGTGTTCATATTATGACATCATCTAGAATGTGTTTTGTTGGCGCCAGGAACGGTCATTTTCCTTGCATGTTGAGTCACATCAATATGTCCAGACTCACACCTACACCTGCTTTAATATTTCTGGTGCGCGCAAGactaatattatcaattaaattgttttcttatattgaattatggctttagaaaaaaaattgtataaatgtttttactttatacattaaaataaatttttcttttaaaaaatatatttataaccaatttttgtatttgtagtGTATTCTGTCCCTCATAATGTTGTGCACGAGTGATATATTTGTACTGATTACATACTGCAGTATAGtagaatcattttttataatgatctCAGTAGCTGGAATTTTATGGCTGCGTTATAAAAGACCTAACATGGAACGACCAATCAAggtaatgtgtatataattaagttaACCCATTATAGGCGGCCAGAAGTTTACCAATAGTATGGTTTCAAACAATAAGCCATTTAGGACATCTCATCGAGACAtgctaaaaacaaaaaaaatttcttttctcattCGAAATTTAATATGGCGGAACAACATAGCAGCTCCGAATTTGGAAGTTTTTCAATTTCCATGGAAATGTGTATTCATAGGTTTTGGGGTCACTGAATACGAACGTGACGTTTGttttgcatttttcaataTGACTGACCGAAGATGGCGCTCTAAATTTGGCGAAAACCGCACTTCCGCACTATCTGGTATATGCTGAATATTTATGAACGTACAATTATCTTATAGAGGGGATTTGAGGCATAATGACATGAGTTACTGAATTTTGTTGGAAAATAATTgccaactttatttttttaatatggcaGACTAATATGGCGAATCAAAAAtttgagattttttattttcatgaaaataaatatcaaggGGTTTTTAAGATTGCCGAATATGGATCTGACAttagttttgtatttttcactATAGCCGATCCAAAATATCACTCTAAAATCAGCTaaaaattacacttttttCAGAGTTTGATATATTTAGAATGTGAACCAGTATAGAATCGATTTATGAGAATGCAGAAACGGGAGAATAATATTGTGACTCACTAGATTTTAACGATAATCCACTTTATTATctgagttttttaaaaaggcaGATCGAAAACTTGATCTGAAAAGAAGTATTCAGGAATTTTTAGAATCGTCGAGTACGAATTCAAagtctgtttttattttgcaagacAGCCAACGCAAGCTAGCACTCTAAATTCAGCTGAAATCATACTCtttgtacaataaaagtaTTCAGTTATAGAATGAATATTACCATTCTCAGCATCGTCTAGGATTAACGAACGTGGACGTGACGGTAATcttgtgcgtgcgtgcgtgcgtgcgtgcgtgcgtgcgtgcgtgtgtgtgtgtgtgtgtgtgtgtgtgtgtgtgacttGTGAATTGGTGCTGTGAATTAGTGCTTGAAtccaaaactttattttaagaaaaaccccgataggaaaagatttataaagttgtatgacaaaatattgtaaaactttataatccGTTATTATGAGAGCATAGTTGAGAAAATAGATGTAAAAACATTaaccttttataaaacattaataaatgtttgcgcaattaaattttgaaatgatatGTTGGCATAACAATAGCGATATGGCGAATCATCTTAACAgcacatttgcaaaattaaatgtagaaataaattgtgcaataattgagaaaaatattttagccgtaacatgtttaaaacatttagaaatataattgtgcaCAAAAGACTCAAATTATTTCTCACTTATTCCTAAATTATGATGCAAATATTGAAACGTGGaatgtgtaatattgcatGTTCCAGTATTTGTGCATTATAATGTAGGAATTATTTAAGAGTTTCTGACCGCTATTACTATCAATGAGATACTTAACTCTCCAACGGACGCAACTAATCTGTCAAAGTGTctcttttaatctttattaaatgtctagTGAATAAgcgatatttgttaaatttattgtaatacctttattaattttgaattaaatattgaagattaaatgttgtaaatattgcacattattattactgcattatattgtgaaaatattgaagattataatgtgataattttaaatgttgaaataattacaaaatatttatgtttcaatgtttgtctaatctttaacaaatattatttaaggggttacaccaacctagcggaaaaaaaaattcaatttttttttattacattttcttgaagcttcaagtttcgagaatatatcctgaaagttttatgttgatatctgaaaaaatgccTGAATTATAGAGAGTTGAGTAAAACGGGATCGAGTGCTCGAATTGgagcaatatcaacataaattgTCACTGGACGATGATGTGATCAAAGCCATTTgtccaatatttgaaaacaactttctagtgataatttactgAAGAAATGCGTCAGTGGATTTACGCAAAACGTTAACGAAAGTTTGAACAATC includes the following:
- the LOC105839818 gene encoding Y+L amino acid transporter 2 isoform X2 produces the protein MVKEIADESTKEIQLINSDDQEFIRSPFDNLQKSIGKMQMKKQLGLLEGVAIILGIIFGSGIFISPKGVIQEVGNVGLSLIIWVLCGLLSMIGALCYAELGTSIPRSGGDYAYIHEAFGALPSFLYLWAANLIFVPTTNAIMGLTFAQYVVQPFFPNCVTPNDGVRLIAALSICLLTFINCYDVKQTSKMQNIFMFAKIGALVIIIIAGLVWLCLGHTENFENIFENTNTDPGKIAVAFYSGIFSYSGWNYLNFMTEELKNPYVNLPRAIYISLPLVTLIYVMANVAYLAVLTPTAMIASNAIAVTFGNQLLGYMSWIIPLMVAVSAFGGLSVHIMTSSRMCFVGARNGHFPCMLSHINMSRLTPTPALIFLCILSLIMLCTSDIFVLITYCSIVESFFIMISVAGILWLRYKRPNMERPIKIPLWIPILFVALCAFLVIVPCYERPYEVGMGILITVSGIPAYFFGVAWKGKPLWFQKINSLL